A portion of the Stigmatella aurantiaca DW4/3-1 genome contains these proteins:
- a CDS encoding MBL fold metallo-hydrolase, giving the protein METLYVRQLKLGPMDNFVYLVGAADAPEVLVVDPAWDVPAIERAMAEDGKRLVGAFVSHCHKDHINGLPELLSRHDVPVYAQREEVAFSEDLRALGGALRPVGPGEALTVGPRTFLALHTPGHTPGSHCLLAGDALVSGDTVFINGCGRCDMRGGNPEDMYRSLSQVLLRVPDETRLWPGHDYAEVPVAAMGQVRQANPYFAFPDVASFVAYRMRPRR; this is encoded by the coding sequence TGGAAACGCTGTACGTGCGTCAGCTCAAGCTCGGGCCCATGGACAACTTCGTGTACCTGGTGGGCGCGGCGGATGCCCCCGAGGTGCTGGTGGTGGATCCGGCGTGGGACGTGCCGGCCATCGAGCGCGCGATGGCCGAGGACGGCAAGCGGCTGGTGGGGGCGTTCGTGTCGCACTGCCACAAGGACCACATCAACGGCCTGCCGGAGTTGCTGTCGCGCCATGACGTGCCCGTGTACGCCCAGCGCGAGGAGGTGGCGTTCTCGGAGGACCTGCGCGCGCTGGGGGGGGCGCTTCGTCCGGTGGGGCCGGGGGAGGCGCTGACGGTGGGGCCAAGGACGTTCCTGGCGCTCCATACTCCCGGCCACACGCCCGGCTCGCACTGCTTGCTGGCGGGGGACGCGTTGGTGTCCGGGGACACGGTCTTCATCAATGGATGCGGGCGGTGTGACATGCGGGGGGGGAACCCGGAAGACATGTACCGCTCGCTGTCCCAGGTGTTGCTGCGGGTACCGGACGAGACGCGGCTGTGGCCCGGGCACGATTATGCGGAGGTGCCGGTGGCGGCGATGGGACAGGTGCGCCAGGCCAACCCGTACTTCGCCTTTCCGGACGTGGCTTCCTTTGTGGCCTACCGCATGCGCCCGCGCCGGTGA